A region from the Serinibacter arcticus genome encodes:
- a CDS encoding ABC transporter substrate-binding protein, with the protein MRTSWVSSSSATCPTSLPGPPTADPLSRRDAPTPRAHEPHHNQGAPHVHQENHDSRDHRGRVGTGARRLLRRRRPARGRQRHQQQRRRLEQRGGGGSIIIGSANFTESEIIANLYAIALEDAGLDVETKFQIGSREAYVPALKDGSIDLIPDYTGNLLLFLDGEATATSGDDVTAALPAVLEPEGLTMLEPAPAEDKDAVVVTSETAQEWDLTTIEDLAAYNSEVKFASNAEFAERASGLPGLKALYGFEPVEFVAIADGGGPATVSALLDGQVQAANIYTTTPAIADNDFVVLEDPDANFAAQNVVPVLNSDKVTDQITEVLDAISAELTTEDLLALNGQVSGDEKLEPAEAARAWLEEKGLIG; encoded by the coding sequence GTGAGGACATCATGGGTATCGAGTTCCTCCGCTACCTGCCCGACGTCCCTCCCAGGCCCGCCGACGGCTGACCCCCTCTCCCGGCGCGATGCACCCACGCCCCGGGCTCACGAACCGCACCACAACCAAGGAGCACCACATGTCCATCAGGAGAATCACGACTCTCGCGACCATCGCGGCCGCGTCGGCACTGGTGCTCGGCGCCTGCTCCGGCGGCGGCGACCCGCTCGCGGGCGACAGCGACACCAGCAGCAGCGACGGCGGCTCGAGCAGCGCGGAGGAGGGGGCAGCATCATCATCGGCTCCGCCAACTTCACCGAGTCCGAGATCATCGCCAACCTCTACGCCATCGCGCTCGAGGACGCCGGTCTGGACGTCGAGACCAAGTTCCAGATCGGTTCGCGCGAGGCCTACGTGCCGGCGCTCAAGGACGGGTCCATCGACCTCATCCCGGACTACACCGGCAACCTGCTGCTGTTCCTGGACGGCGAGGCGACGGCGACCTCGGGCGACGACGTCACCGCGGCGCTGCCCGCGGTGCTCGAGCCCGAGGGCCTGACCATGCTCGAGCCGGCCCCGGCCGAGGACAAGGACGCCGTCGTCGTGACGTCGGAGACGGCGCAGGAGTGGGACCTCACCACCATCGAGGACCTCGCCGCCTACAACAGCGAGGTCAAGTTCGCCTCGAACGCGGAGTTCGCGGAGCGTGCCTCGGGCCTCCCGGGCCTCAAGGCGCTCTACGGCTTCGAGCCGGTCGAGTTCGTCGCGATCGCCGACGGCGGCGGCCCCGCCACCGTGTCCGCGCTGCTCGACGGCCAGGTCCAGGCCGCGAACATCTACACCACGACGCCGGCGATCGCCGACAACGACTTCGTGGTCCTGGAGGACCCGGACGCGAACTTCGCCGCGCAGAACGTCGTGCCGGTGCTCAACTCCGACAAGGTGACCGACCAGATCACCGAGGTCCTCGACGCGATCTCCGCCGAGCTGACCACCGAGGACCTGCTGGCCCTCAACGGTCAGGTCTCGGGCGACGAGAAGCTCGAGCCGGCCGAGGCCGCGCGCGCGTGGCTCGAGGAGAAGGGCCTCATCGGCTGA
- a CDS encoding urocanate hydratase translates to MSESIGSAGSAGSPAPSSPLLARGAEPLRAHRGTALRARSWRAEGLLRMFENVLEVGENPAALVVYASLGKAARDWDAASRIATALLELDTNDTLILQSGLPVGTLPTGDGAPLVLSAVNNTVGNWATADRFYERYASGQTIWGGLTAAAWQYIGRQGVLAGTYELLGAVAARHFGGREREHLRGRFVLTAGMGGMGSSQPISAAMLGLSSLTVEVDGAKIDRLVAAGGLDVVGADLDEALAALTTALEAGDVIAVGLLGNAVEVFEAVLERGLVPDVVTDQTAAHDVRFGYLPAGYALEGWAAAREADPQRVERDARASIARQVEAMLTFAERGSIVFENGNNLRVQAIDALDDGVHLTAEARAAAEARILTVPGFMEGYLRPLFARGIGPFRWVALSGDARDLDRIDAEVAAMFPARPEIAEWIALAREHVPEQGLPARSCWLGLGERSAIAVRVNELVAAGELSAPVLFSRDHLDAASMTHPRIGTEGMRDGSDGVTDWPLLDAMVLAATGADLVAIHSGGGGYAGWMQSAGVSIVADGDPATAGRLVRSLDGDSGLGVLRHAQAGYPQAHTSAAAGGETGLAPVTWFGRIEGADVRNENA, encoded by the coding sequence ATGTCTGAGTCGATCGGGTCGGCCGGGTCGGCCGGGTCACCCGCGCCCTCGAGCCCTCTGCTCGCCCGCGGCGCCGAGCCCCTGCGCGCCCACCGCGGCACCGCTCTGCGGGCGCGGTCCTGGCGCGCCGAGGGGCTGCTGCGGATGTTCGAGAACGTCCTCGAGGTGGGGGAGAACCCCGCCGCGCTCGTCGTCTACGCCTCGCTCGGCAAGGCCGCGCGCGACTGGGACGCCGCCTCCCGGATCGCGACGGCGCTGCTCGAGCTCGACACGAACGACACCCTGATCCTGCAGTCAGGCCTCCCCGTCGGCACCCTGCCGACCGGCGACGGCGCCCCCCTCGTCCTCTCGGCCGTCAACAACACGGTCGGCAACTGGGCGACCGCGGACCGCTTCTACGAGCGCTACGCCAGCGGCCAGACGATCTGGGGCGGCCTGACCGCCGCGGCCTGGCAGTACATCGGTCGCCAGGGCGTGCTCGCCGGTACCTACGAGCTGCTCGGCGCCGTCGCCGCCCGCCACTTCGGCGGCCGCGAGCGCGAGCACCTGCGCGGCCGGTTCGTGCTCACGGCCGGCATGGGCGGGATGGGGTCCTCGCAGCCGATCAGCGCCGCGATGCTGGGCCTCTCCTCGCTCACGGTCGAGGTCGACGGGGCGAAGATCGACCGCCTGGTGGCAGCGGGCGGGCTCGACGTCGTCGGCGCCGACCTCGACGAGGCGCTCGCGGCCCTGACGACGGCGCTCGAGGCCGGCGACGTCATCGCCGTCGGGCTGCTCGGCAACGCCGTGGAGGTGTTCGAGGCGGTGCTCGAGCGGGGGCTGGTGCCCGACGTCGTGACCGACCAGACGGCCGCGCACGACGTCCGCTTCGGCTACCTCCCCGCCGGCTACGCCCTCGAGGGGTGGGCGGCCGCGCGCGAGGCCGACCCGCAGCGCGTGGAGCGGGACGCCCGGGCGTCGATCGCACGCCAGGTGGAGGCGATGCTGACCTTCGCCGAACGCGGCAGCATCGTGTTCGAGAACGGCAACAACCTTCGCGTCCAGGCGATCGACGCGCTCGACGACGGCGTCCACCTCACCGCCGAGGCACGGGCAGCCGCCGAGGCCCGCATCCTCACCGTGCCCGGCTTCATGGAGGGCTACCTCCGACCGCTGTTCGCGCGCGGGATCGGGCCGTTCCGCTGGGTGGCCCTGTCGGGGGACGCGCGCGACCTCGACCGGATCGACGCCGAGGTCGCGGCGATGTTCCCCGCGCGACCGGAGATCGCCGAGTGGATCGCCCTCGCCCGCGAGCACGTGCCCGAGCAGGGCCTGCCGGCCCGCTCGTGCTGGCTCGGGCTCGGGGAGCGGTCGGCGATCGCGGTCCGGGTCAACGAGCTCGTGGCCGCCGGCGAGCTCAGCGCCCCGGTGCTGTTCTCGCGCGACCACCTCGACGCCGCCTCGATGACGCACCCGCGGATCGGCACCGAGGGCATGCGCGACGGTTCCGACGGCGTGACCGACTGGCCGCTGCTGGACGCGATGGTGCTGGCCGCCACCGGCGCCGACCTCGTCGCGATCCACTCCGGAGGTGGCGGCTACGCCGGCTGGATGCAGTCGGCGGGCGTCTCGATCGTGGCCGACGGCGACCCGGCCACCGCCGGCAGGCTCGTGCGGTCGCTCGACGGCGACAGCGGGCTCGGCGTGCTGCGGCACGCCCAGGCCGGCTACCCCCAGGCCCACACCTCGGCAGCCGCCGGCGGCGAGACCGGCCTCGCCCCCGTGACGTGGTTCGGACGGATCGAAGGAGCAGACGTGAGGAACGAGAATGCGTGA
- a CDS encoding IclR family transcriptional regulator, translated as MTVLGSRPAAVVGQLSSLQQGLRILAHIQSVGSVPVSDVARALDVPTSTVYRYVTTLVDSGYVIRVDGRVMPSELLAARTGASAHLVDLAAGVLRSLRRDTGLTALVTVRVHTVAVCLESAIAHPAHRIHLSRGRVHPLYAGASVGPLLAHAPAEVLQAVLVGPMRRFTAATPDAETIRRDLPLIRSRGYALSHGEITPGMGALGIGVLAGGDCVCALSLVGDAVSVTDLERLLPRLRSAREEMEGLLARPEAENAWGSGGGIYV; from the coding sequence GTGACCGTCCTCGGGAGCCGGCCCGCCGCCGTCGTGGGGCAGCTGTCCTCGTTGCAGCAGGGGCTGCGGATCCTCGCCCACATCCAGTCCGTGGGCTCGGTGCCCGTGAGCGACGTCGCGCGCGCCCTCGACGTGCCCACGTCAACCGTCTACCGCTACGTCACGACGCTGGTGGACTCGGGCTACGTCATCCGGGTCGACGGTCGGGTGATGCCGAGCGAGCTGCTGGCGGCGCGGACCGGAGCCTCGGCGCACCTGGTCGACCTCGCCGCCGGCGTCCTGCGCTCGCTCCGGCGCGACACCGGGCTCACCGCGCTCGTGACCGTACGGGTGCACACCGTCGCGGTCTGCCTGGAGAGCGCGATCGCCCACCCCGCCCACCGCATCCACCTCAGCCGCGGCCGCGTCCACCCGCTCTACGCCGGGGCGTCCGTGGGTCCGCTGCTCGCGCACGCGCCGGCCGAGGTGCTGCAGGCCGTCCTGGTCGGCCCGATGCGCCGGTTCACGGCCGCCACGCCAGATGCTGAGACGATCCGGCGCGACTTGCCGCTCATCCGGAGCCGGGGCTATGCCTTGTCCCATGGGGAGATCACGCCGGGCATGGGCGCACTCGGGATCGGCGTCCTCGCCGGCGGCGATTGCGTGTGCGCGCTCTCCCTGGTCGGCGACGCGGTCTCGGTGACGGACCTCGAGCGCCTCCTGCCCCGGCTCCGGTCGGCGCGGGAGGAGATGGAGGGTCTCCTGGCGCGGCCGGAGGCCGAGAACGCCTGGGGATCCGGAGGGGGGATCTATGTCTGA
- a CDS encoding DUF917 family protein, whose protein sequence is MRDLTATDARNAVLGGGVFACGGGGWEHHGVLMGGLATSVNTPVLATVDELPDDAWVATVAAIGAPAAANWEIRPVDYIDALRELMRISEHPISAVMTGQNGYSTTVNGWIQSSLLGVKVLDAAGDVRAHPTGKLGSLGLTTRPGYTTTQVVSGGNRALHGHFLSVNTGLVTTCDDVLRDISVRTGGFIASARNVVELDWVKEHAAIGAISIALDLGAAMARELDSRRRNKGEAVIEAVLRQTGGRVVARGELGHATPTVTTGGWDHGTFRVGDVEVPYLNEYMAVTSGGERVATYPDTIAILRTDTGLPLAVKDAADGGFEVVVIVVDATALPLASSATDPVSLAECEDIMGIEFLRYLPDVPPRPADG, encoded by the coding sequence ATGCGTGACCTGACGGCGACCGACGCCCGCAACGCCGTTCTCGGCGGCGGCGTGTTCGCCTGCGGCGGCGGCGGCTGGGAGCACCACGGCGTGCTCATGGGCGGACTCGCGACCAGCGTGAACACCCCCGTCCTGGCGACGGTCGACGAGCTGCCCGACGACGCGTGGGTCGCCACGGTCGCGGCCATCGGCGCCCCGGCGGCCGCGAACTGGGAGATCCGCCCCGTCGACTACATCGACGCGCTGCGCGAGCTGATGCGGATCAGCGAGCACCCGATCTCCGCCGTCATGACGGGCCAGAACGGCTACTCCACGACCGTCAACGGCTGGATCCAGTCGTCGCTGCTGGGGGTGAAGGTGCTCGACGCCGCCGGCGACGTCCGCGCGCACCCCACCGGCAAGCTGGGCTCGCTGGGGCTCACCACGCGCCCCGGCTACACGACGACGCAGGTCGTCTCGGGCGGCAACCGTGCCCTGCACGGCCACTTCCTCTCGGTCAACACGGGCCTCGTCACCACCTGCGACGACGTGCTGCGCGACATCTCGGTGCGCACGGGCGGCTTCATCGCCTCGGCGCGCAACGTCGTCGAGCTCGACTGGGTGAAGGAGCACGCGGCGATCGGCGCGATCAGCATCGCGCTGGACCTGGGTGCCGCGATGGCGAGGGAGCTGGACTCCCGTCGTCGGAACAAGGGCGAGGCCGTGATCGAGGCGGTGCTGCGCCAGACCGGGGGACGCGTCGTCGCGCGCGGTGAGCTCGGACACGCCACCCCGACCGTCACCACGGGCGGCTGGGACCACGGCACGTTCCGGGTCGGCGACGTCGAGGTGCCCTACCTCAACGAGTACATGGCCGTGACCTCGGGCGGCGAGCGAGTGGCCACCTATCCCGACACGATCGCGATCCTGCGCACCGACACCGGGCTGCCGCTGGCGGTCAAGGATGCGGCCGACGGCGGGTTCGAGGTGGTGGTGATCGTGGTCGACGCGACCGCGCTGCCGCTGGCGAGCTCCGCAACCGATCCTGTCTCTCTGGCCGAGTGTGAGGACATCATGGGTATCGAGTTCCTCCGCTACCTGCCCGACGTCCCTCCCAGGCCCGCCGACGGCTGA